Proteins encoded by one window of Paroedura picta isolate Pp20150507F chromosome 9, Ppicta_v3.0, whole genome shotgun sequence:
- the LOC143844389 gene encoding mas-related G-protein coupled receptor member H-like isoform X2 has translation MGAVLDNFNSTNYTYPSSTGSKTDNTSVVSYNRRNLTEYVADFQEIYNFTSRTSLIVLAISILGTVGNGIVIWLLGFRIKRNPFMTFILNLAVADIWVLLSFNGLILEQVMGINDIFYIIFITLHLLMYSASQYLLTAISIDRCVAVSFPIWHRCKRPLHLSTIVCAVLWVLSVLLTAITWTLLLISWYGAIPVYLQLILNVVVCLPAMTAATVSLFIKVCLKARHPRRGRLLTIVLLTLLFFLLFAFPGNVLYLLNFHNNFIASGNYSAALLVCLNSSVNPVIYFLLGRQWKSRRRESMKMILQKAFKEEEGCAEETTAEI, from the coding sequence ATGGGGGCAGTCCTGGACAATTTTAATAGCACTAATTATACTTACCCTTCATCAACTGGCAGTAAAACTGATAATACTTCAGTAGTCTCTTATAACCGCCGTAACCTCACAGAATACGTAGCAGATTTCCAGGAGATATATAACTTTACAAGTCGCACTTCTTTGATTGTATTGGCCATCTCCATTTTGGGAACGGTGGGGAATGGAATTGTCATCTGGCTTCTCGGCTTCCGCATTAAGAGGAACCCTTTCATGACCTTCATCCTGAACTTGGCGGTTGCTGATATATGGGTCCTCCTATCTTTTAATGGTTTGATTCTTGAACAGGTTATGGGTATTAATGacatattttacattattttcaTCACCCTGCACCTCTTAATGTACAGTGCCAGTCAATATCTCCTGACGGCCATCAGCATCGACAGGTGTGTGGCCGTCTCCTTCCCAATTTGGCATCGATGCAAGCGGCCTCTGCATTTGTCCACCATCGTATGTGCAGTCCTATGGGTCCTCTCTGTCCTGCTTACTGCAATTACTTGGACCCTTCTACTTATATCTTGGTATGGAGCAATTCCAGTATATTTACAATTAATTCTGAATGTCGTGGTTTGCCTCCCAGCCATGACTGCAGCCACTGTATCTCTGTTCATCAAAGTCTGTTTGAAAGCACGGCATCCACGAAGGGGAAGGCTGTTGACCATTGTATTGCtgactcttctcttcttcctcttatttGCTTTTCCAGGTAATGTCCTATACCTCCTCAATTTTCATAATAATTTTATAGCATCAGGAAACTATTCTGCAGCTCTAttagtctgtttaaacagcagTGTAAACCCAGTCATTTATTTCCTGCTCGGGAGACAATGGAAGTCTAGACGTAGGGAGAGCATGAAGATGATCCTCCAGAAGGCTTTCAAAGAGGAAGAAGGCTGTGCAGAGGAAACCACAGCTGAAATCTAG
- the LOC143844389 gene encoding mas-related G-protein coupled receptor member H-like isoform X1, with translation MIVQSPHLKKADLSQQQEVKKRNRKAEIEHLGLTSLSMMDADLDDFNSPNYTYPSFPIDSQDYNISEDISSHNPYEHQSETIFMYNFMAVSSLIVLVVSILGAVGNGVVIWLLGFRIKRNPFMTYVLNLAVADFGVLLSFTALFLEEWGVYKNDIFFIVSFFLHLFLYAASQFLLTAISIDRCVAIFFPFWYRCKRPPHLSTIVCAVLWVLSVLLTAITGPVDLSYFHDIPAYVQFIINAVLCLPVMTVATVSLFIKVCVKGRQHQRGRLLTIVLLTLLFFLLFAFPGNILYLINFRDYYMEFANYSAVLLACLNSSVNPFIYFLVGRRRKSRQKESMKVILQEVFKEEEGCAEETPVETQL, from the exons ATGATCGTCCAGTCACCACATCTGAAGAAAGCTGATCTTTCACAG cAACAAGAAGTGAAGAAAAGAAACCGGAAAGCCGAAATTGAGCATCTCGGCTTGACCTCTCTTTCCATGATGGATGCAGACCTGGACGATTTTAATAGCCCTAATTATACTTACCCTTCCTTCCCAATTGACAGTCAAGATTATAATATTTCAGAAGATATTTCCTCTCACAACCCCTATGAACATCAAAGCGAAACCATATTCATGTATAACTTTATGGCTGTTAGTTCTTTAATTGTATTAGTCGTCTCCATTTTGGGAGCGGTGGGGAACGGAGTTGTCATCTGGCTTCTCGGCTTCCGCATTAAGAGGAATCCTTTCATGACCTACGTACTGAACTTGGCTGTTGCTGATTTTGGGGTCCTCCTATCATTTACAGCTTTGTTTCTTGAGGAATGGGGTGTGTATAAGAATGACATTTTTTTCATTGTTTCCTTTTTCCTGCACCTGTTCCTGTACGCTGCTAGTCAATTTCTCCTGACGGCCATCAGCATTGACAGGTGTGTGGCCATCTTCTTCCCCTTTTGGTATCGATGCAAGCGGCCGCCTCATTTGTCCACCATCGTATGTGCAGTTCTATGGGTCCTCTCTGTCCTGCTTACTGCAATTACTGGGCCTGTTGACCTTTCATATTTTCATGACATTCCAGCATATGTGCAGTTTATTATAAATGCTGTGCTTTGCCTCCCGGTCATGACTGTGGCCACCGTGTCCCTGTTCATCAAAGTCTGTGTGAAAGGACGGCAGCATCAAAGGGGAAGGCTTTTGACCATCGTCTTGCtgactcttctcttcttccttttgtttGCTTTTCCAGGTAATATCCTATACCTCATCAATTTTCGTGACTATTATATGGAATTTGCAAACTATTCCGCAGTTCTATTAGCCTGTTTAAACAGCAGTGTAAACCCATTCATTTATTTCCTGGTTGGGAGGCGACGGAAGTCTAGGCAGAAAGAGAGCATGAAGGTCATACTCCAGGAGGTTTTCAAGGAGGAAGAAGGCTGTGCAGAGGAAACCCCAGTTGAGACCCAGTTATGA